The following coding sequences lie in one Niabella agricola genomic window:
- a CDS encoding SusC/RagA family TonB-linked outer membrane protein → MNYKMFNRVIVVLMLLLSGPLMKGTAQQSGIVVKGTVTDEWNRPVSNASVRSSNGKNGAFTNNAGAYLLAVNDNSGTFIVSKEGYKSQQFEIDGSKELNIQLQPDVHNEYETVQLGYSQQLRKDVSGAVSSVSGEVLERAPVANFTQTLAGRLSGLTTMETYSELSRATTNIYARGFNSIRKNGPLVVIDGIPVSYNASQSLEYISPNEIESVSLLKDASTQAIYGIQGANGVLVIKTKRGVKGILQIHTTFDQSMQQVTTKPAFISAAEYATLRNQAAQNDGKKLPFTDAQIDKYRTGADPVYYPNTDWYSYFVKDFAKMQRGSVNLTGGNDRVQFYSNINVMHQGGYFNTDQPKYDPNANNVWVNYRTNVDMVINKYIKTFVRLAGNVKRERTAGSGNSTIYSSIFQLPPNFYGPLTPELKNAAGTVTTPGGQVVASTNIGSPTYGMLNRSGYYRHTVTNVTSQFGLDVDLGFLTRGLSMDGLFAYQTNAVGSMSTIQDYERYTRSANLDTMAFSKLGTNANSPLVYGKTHSFYYHLSYKANLKYERVFGKHSLRSFGYMFYQNLIKNDNSNTGALPYDRVSAGIELDYAYNDRYLVKFDWGYGGSEQYARNKRFTGFPAASAGWVVSNESFLKDQSWLSLLKLRASYGKAGNDQSGLSRFAYLNDIRLARGGPIGYLQWLVSENKMANPDIMAEISTKKNVGIDLGLLHMITVNADIFNERMENMVVGATGTIPAYQGFPLNEYPQLNEGVFENKGYEIAVNFRKQLNPDLGFSIGGMYSYARNKVININEAAQTEDYVYRKRTEGFSVGQLWGYLVDRSNGNGFFNTPEELAANKLAYDRVGKPRLGDLKYIDLNNDGIIDEKDQAPIGTGAIPRAVYAFNGAVHFRSFELNFLFQGTGTYTTIESGMGVYETSNDGVFGSLHRNAWTAERYQSGALITAPALSLTASSSHQGSDYYASNRAYLRLKNMELSYTLPPGAVRLIGAQQIRLLLSGQNLVTWDQMRSDDYGPEGGGFSGFPVYRVYNIGVKVTF, encoded by the coding sequence ATGAACTATAAAATGTTTAACAGAGTCATTGTTGTGCTGATGCTCCTTTTGAGTGGGCCGTTGATGAAGGGAACTGCACAACAATCCGGGATCGTGGTAAAGGGCACGGTCACGGACGAATGGAACAGACCGGTATCGAATGCATCGGTTCGTTCTTCAAATGGTAAAAACGGAGCTTTTACCAATAATGCGGGAGCGTACCTGTTGGCCGTTAATGATAACAGCGGCACTTTTATTGTAAGCAAGGAAGGGTACAAATCGCAGCAGTTCGAAATAGATGGATCTAAGGAACTAAACATTCAGCTGCAGCCCGATGTGCACAACGAGTATGAAACCGTGCAGCTCGGTTATTCCCAACAGTTACGCAAAGATGTTTCCGGTGCGGTTTCATCCGTTAGCGGTGAAGTACTGGAACGGGCACCTGTTGCCAATTTTACACAGACACTCGCCGGGCGGTTATCGGGATTGACCACTATGGAAACCTATTCCGAATTGTCACGTGCCACCACCAATATTTATGCAAGAGGTTTTAACTCGATCCGGAAAAACGGCCCGCTGGTGGTCATTGACGGGATCCCGGTCTCTTACAATGCCAGCCAGAGCCTGGAGTATATTTCACCCAATGAAATAGAATCGGTGAGCTTGCTGAAAGATGCCTCCACCCAGGCTATTTATGGTATCCAGGGAGCCAACGGGGTATTGGTGATCAAAACAAAACGAGGGGTCAAAGGCATCCTGCAGATACATACCACGTTTGATCAATCGATGCAACAGGTAACCACCAAACCGGCGTTTATCAGTGCAGCGGAATATGCAACCCTCAGGAATCAGGCTGCGCAAAATGATGGCAAAAAGTTGCCGTTCACAGATGCCCAAATCGATAAGTATCGTACAGGCGCCGATCCGGTATATTATCCAAATACCGATTGGTACAGCTACTTTGTAAAGGATTTTGCCAAAATGCAGCGGGGTAGTGTGAATCTCACTGGTGGCAATGACCGGGTTCAGTTTTATTCAAATATCAATGTAATGCACCAGGGCGGATATTTTAACACCGACCAGCCAAAGTATGATCCAAACGCCAACAATGTTTGGGTGAACTACCGCACCAATGTGGACATGGTTATCAATAAGTACATAAAAACATTTGTACGGTTAGCCGGTAATGTAAAACGGGAGCGCACCGCCGGATCGGGCAATTCCACCATCTACAGCAGCATCTTTCAGCTTCCTCCCAACTTTTACGGACCATTGACCCCGGAGTTGAAAAATGCTGCAGGAACGGTGACCACGCCGGGCGGACAGGTGGTGGCTTCCACGAATATCGGCAGCCCTACCTACGGGATGTTGAACCGTTCCGGTTATTACCGCCATACGGTAACAAATGTTACTTCGCAGTTTGGCCTGGATGTGGACCTGGGCTTCCTAACCAGGGGATTGAGCATGGATGGTTTGTTTGCCTACCAGACCAATGCCGTGGGAAGTATGAGCACCATCCAGGATTATGAACGGTATACCCGATCTGCCAACCTGGATACCATGGCGTTTTCCAAACTGGGCACCAATGCCAACAGCCCGCTTGTTTACGGGAAAACCCATTCTTTTTATTATCATTTATCTTATAAGGCGAACCTGAAATATGAGCGTGTTTTTGGAAAGCATAGCCTGCGCAGCTTTGGCTATATGTTTTATCAGAACCTGATCAAAAATGACAACAGCAACACCGGGGCCCTGCCTTATGACCGGGTCAGTGCCGGTATTGAACTGGATTATGCGTATAACGACCGGTACCTTGTAAAATTTGACTGGGGTTACGGAGGGTCTGAGCAATATGCAAGAAACAAACGGTTTACCGGTTTCCCTGCGGCCTCCGCCGGTTGGGTGGTATCGAATGAATCATTCCTGAAAGATCAGTCATGGCTTAGCTTATTGAAGCTAAGGGCTTCCTATGGAAAAGCCGGTAATGATCAAAGTGGTTTAAGCCGGTTTGCCTACCTGAATGATATCCGGTTGGCCAGGGGCGGTCCTATTGGTTATTTGCAGTGGCTGGTCTCCGAGAATAAAATGGCCAACCCGGATATTATGGCAGAAATCTCTACCAAAAAGAATGTTGGTATCGACCTGGGATTGCTGCATATGATTACGGTCAACGCCGATATCTTTAATGAGCGGATGGAAAACATGGTTGTTGGAGCTACCGGTACGATTCCGGCCTATCAGGGCTTTCCGCTGAATGAGTATCCCCAGCTAAATGAAGGTGTTTTTGAAAATAAGGGATATGAGATTGCTGTTAACTTCCGCAAACAGCTGAACCCGGACCTGGGCTTCTCCATTGGTGGTATGTATAGCTATGCCCGTAATAAGGTGATCAATATTAACGAAGCAGCACAAACCGAAGATTATGTATACCGGAAAAGGACAGAAGGGTTTTCGGTAGGCCAGCTATGGGGATACCTGGTGGACCGCAGTAACGGCAACGGGTTTTTCAATACACCGGAGGAACTGGCTGCAAACAAACTGGCCTACGACCGTGTGGGCAAGCCCCGCCTGGGCGATCTGAAATATATCGATCTGAATAATGATGGTATCATCGATGAGAAAGACCAGGCACCGATTGGCACGGGCGCCATTCCCCGTGCAGTATACGCTTTTAATGGAGCGGTGCACTTCAGGTCTTTTGAACTGAATTTCCTCTTCCAGGGAACGGGCACTTATACCACCATTGAAAGTGGCATGGGCGTATATGAAACTTCAAACGATGGTGTTTTCGGATCGCTACACCGGAACGCCTGGACGGCAGAACGTTACCAGAGTGGGGCATTGATCACGGCTCCGGCACTTTCATTAACCGCCAGCAGCAGTCATCAGGGAAGCGACTACTATGCCTCAAACAGGGCCTATCTCCGCCTGAAAAATATGGAATTGTCTTATACATTGCCTCCGGGAGCGGTACGGCTTATCGGGGCACAACAGATTCGTTTGTTATTGAGCGGTCAGAATTTAGTAACCTGGGATCAAATGCGATCGGATGACTACGGGCCAGAAGGAGGCGGTTTTAGCGGCTTCCCGGTTTACCGCGTATATAATATAGGCGTTAAAGTAACTTTTTAA